The DNA segment TCATCCCTTGCTTCAAAAATAGTGAGAGATAATAAAGAATTTAGGACAATATTTCTCAGAAAAGAATCCCAGTTTATAGTCAGTACCAACAGAGCTTGGTAGCAAGAAGCCTATACTTTCTCAAGATAGTAAAGGTCTTTATAGACTTGAACTTGGACACATTGTGCCATAAGTTTTTTGAGAGCAATGCCTCATTACTTAATCACCTAACACAAATGGATCCTGGGTCCTCCCATTTCCAGAGCTTAGGTCCCTCTCCTGGGTCCTCGGGTATGGGAGAGAACAGCCAGAACACCATATGGCCACAAGGGGTGAAGATACAAGCATTAGAAGAGATCAGTGTGTAAGGGTATAGACCAGATTCCAGAAGAGAGACTGAAACACCACCATAGGTAACTCACGGATGCTGAAAACTTCTTGATCATCCTCTTCCTTCCTGAAggtctcctcctctcccacatTGCTTTCGTTTACCTGCTCCTCCTGGCTGTCCTCTTCATTCACTGTCTCAACATTTTCTTCCTCCTCACCATTTTCTCCCTTGTATTCCCCTTCCAAATCCTCTATCTCCTCCTCTACCTCCTCATCATCTAGGTGTACATTTCTGTACTCCTCAACCTCAGGCCAggcttcctccccctcttcctcttcctcccagaATGCTTGCACAACACCATGAAAAACCATAGGGACTGTAGACCCAGTGAGTGTGATTGCCCAATCATCAGGGGCCACCCCAACTTCAAAAGACAAAGAATCTGGACCACCTTCTCCACCAGCTTGGTTCTGGTTTTCTGGAGGCTGTACAGGCTCCTCCACAGAGGACCCTGTAGGCGCCATTATCAATCAGATATCAAGTAAAGTTGCAATAAAGCAGTGTGGCAACAAAAGCAGCCAGACTGGTAGCTGCCTACCTAACTGTGGAGAAGGTGAGGAGGCATCTGAGAGCTGAGCCGGCTGCAGGCAGTAGGAGTGGCAGGGCCGGTGATGACACAGAGGGTGATCACACAGAGCACAGGCTCTGTGATGCTGCCTGAATGGGCCCTGAAGCAGGAGGgtcaggagagacagggaggacaGCACAGCAGCCCAAGGGGAACTTGAAATGGCAGCCCACAGAGTGGGAAAGATTCTGATATGCAGATTATGGGGGGTGGAGCCTAGAAGGGTCAACAAAGGACCAAGTGCCTTGCTAGTGAACTTTAAGCTCATTTGCTGAGAGTAAAGATTTGCATGTCTTTGGTCCAATGAGTGATCAAGGGATCTCAGCTCCTAGAATTTGACTCTAACCTTCATTTCTCTTGAGGCCTTAGGGTTCTAGGGTACTTATTAGGTTCACAAACATCCTGTCCCTTTAATTCCACCGCTGTGAAAAAAACAAAGTGTTTCAATATGTTGGTATTCTGGAGCACAGAATCACCCGATTTCCAGAGACAAACAGTACATGCTAGAAGGTATGGAGTCATAAAAAAGCACCAAAGTCAAATTTCAGTAGATTTATAAAGGtccaaaagaaagagagaaaataattaagatattttaatgttattaaatctattgtttttatttgacaggtagagttatagacagtgagaaagagagagacagagagaaaggtcttccttccgttggttcactcccctaagggccaccacggccggcgctgcatgccgatccaaagccaggagccgggtgcttcctcccagtctcccatgtgggtgcagggacccaaacacttgggccatcctccactgccctcccaggtcacagcagagagctggactggaagaggggcaaccgagactagaactcggtgcccatatgggatgctggtgcctcaggcagaggattaaccaagtgagccggccCCATATGTTGTTAAATCTATTTAGAAAAGAATACAGAAACCTGAAATGGATGCAGTCATGATGGAAGATTAAAGAAGTGTTCTGAAAAACTGGAGCTGGAAGGCATCTGATGAATGCTTCTAAATTTGTATCAAGACAACAAAGAATGAATACAGAAGGAGGGACACCAAGGCAGGTATTTGAAATAGTAGCTAAGACTCCCCTACTGCCCCACTGCACAGGGCCATTTGTAGCAGAAACAATAAACACCTCCACCTAAAATGCTGATCTCCAATACAAGCACTGGTTCTCCTGGCTTTTCTAAAactatccaggtctctgctaatatacctgggaaggtagcataAGACaatccaagtcctttggcccctgacatccacagggagaccaggatgcagtttctGGGTCCTTGTGAACACCTGACCCAGTCCTAAGAACTCTGGACAGTTGAGGACAGAATCaggagataaaagatctctgtctgttgctCCATCATTTGATTCATAACTTTGCTTTCACATAATTAACTCTTAAATACAGAGTCAAATGCAAGAATAATACAGTCCTTGCAAAAATGATAGGGATGTTTATTTGAGGAGCAGAAAGAACAGATAAAAACACAggagctcttctgtctgctgatttttTCCAAAGACCAGAAATATACATTGGGTCCCGGCAAATTAAAGCTTAACTTGTGAACATATATTAACtaaaattaagtaattaattaattattttaaaggctaAGAGTGGGGCTAGCCTTGTGGTATGGGGTGGAGGGCCTAATCCGGTTACTCACATGGGGCATACAGGAGccccggctctgcttcccataaggctccctgctaatgtgcccgggattGCAACCCAagatggcccaatcacttgggcccctgccacccgcactgAGGACCAGCATGCAGTCCTGGCCTCCTGATGTCG comes from the Oryctolagus cuniculus chromosome X, mOryCun1.1, whole genome shotgun sequence genome and includes:
- the LOC103351892 gene encoding acidic leucine-rich nuclear phosphoprotein 32 family member B isoform X2, with product MAPTGSSVEEPVQPPENQNQAGGEGGPDSLSFEVGVAPDDWAITLTGSTVPMVFHGVVQAFWEEEEEGEEAWPEVEEYRNVHLDDEEVEEEIEDLEGEYKGENGEEEENVETVNEEDSQEEQVNESNVGEEETFRKEEDDQEVFSIPRDEEAQEVGPNKKKEGESSSSEEGPENDQDKA
- the LOC103351892 gene encoding acidic leucine-rich nuclear phosphoprotein 32-related protein isoform X1 yields the protein MAPTGSSVEEPVQPPENQNQAGGEGGPDSLSFEVGVAPDDWAITLTGSTVPMVFHGVVQAFWEEEEEGEEAWPEVEEYRNVHLDDEEVEEEIEDLEGEYKGENGEEEENVETVNEEDSQEEQVNESNVGEEETFRKEEDDQEVFSIRMKKPKKLAPTRRRRAKAVPQKKDLKMIKIRHKEVPRIQLEEMKKEKN